A genomic region of Lycorma delicatula isolate Av1 chromosome 4, ASM4794821v1, whole genome shotgun sequence contains the following coding sequences:
- the LOC142323450 gene encoding presequence protease, mitochondrial, whose product MFSFKRATKIFTRKNFVDKYRYLVNYKCLTGTKLNPAVGRSMKEESLFKEGLEIEGFTVTRKSHLPEFYVTAIQLRHINTGAEYLHLSSDDTNNAFSIGLRTTPLDSTGVPHILEHLCTCGSEKYPCRDPYFKMLSRSMATFMNAMTGPDYTIYPFSTQNHRDYMNLMSVYLDATLRPLLRKTDFSQEGWRLEHTVVDDPNTPIVFKGVVFNEMKGVFSDNQNIFYESLFNNMLPSHTYSVVSGGDPLEIPKLTYEALKEFHRNHYHPSNAKFYSYGNFPLKDTLKFINDQYLASYGKIENRYWNETQVPSEPRWSSCKQKHIECRFDNMTEQEKQSSIAIGHLCSDIENVNENFNMNILSELLVSGPNSPFYKSLVEPNIAAGFSPVTGYTNSARTTFFSAGLQGINPKDFDWFIDTYNKTINDVISKGFDKKNVDGILHNIELGIKHQTSDFGLSVLFSITTPWMHDADIIEFLSVNKRVSEFKEKLKDNHNFLQDCVVKYLRDNPHRLTLSMSPAENYDGKLLLLEENLLRTRLNNMPESEIKMIYEEGLLLRKEQEKADDGACLPTIKVLDLRKDVEKIEIKKVYFSDIPVQVSVQPTNGVAYFYGTLDVDQLSSESKKLLPLFCYVASKMGTPELDFRKFDQEIQLATRGLNFSYHNSESLKEIDEYNEGISMSSHCLSRNAKKMFQLWSDVFSNADGSVFNNKERFQTLVSTLATSYLNSVAHNGHLYAMVSSASLVSSASTRKEVCGGMTFVKKLKMISQPSEIEKSIEIVKDIASLFSNKQVIKVALNLPDENKDEIINHLSLFCQSLGGANKETEMIISDSEKDGESKGIERRGIHHIIPAQVSYASKSLLTVPYSHEDYAALRVLTRLVTMKYCLPEIREKGGAYGAGLKISSGGVLSFYSYRDPNPQKSFNVFDECFDWLIKRKITEQDVEEAKLSTFQMVDVPVPPGEKGIQYFLHGLDEETLEKHRLALMAVTSADLLRVASEYLHCDKQLRCGRSLIGPVNNDVIKRSNELWTVLE is encoded by the coding sequence AATTTTATGTCACTGCCATACAACTAAGGCATATTAATACTGGTGCAGAATACCTTCACCTATCATCAGATGATACAAACAATGCCTTTTCAATTGGTCTTAGAACAACACCGTTGGATTCCACAGGTGTACCTCATATATTAGAACATTTATGCACATGTGGAAGTGAGAAGTATCCTTGTCGAGATCCCTATTTCAAAATGTTAAGTCGTTCTATGGCAACTTTCATGAATGCCATGACAGGACCTGATTATACTATTTATCCATTCTCTACCCAAAATCATCGtgattatatgaatttaatgtCTGTATACTTAGATGCAACATTAAGACCTCTTCTGCGAAAGACAGATTTTTCTCAAGAAGGATGGAGACTAGAGCATACAGTTGTTGATGATCCTAACACCCCTATTGTATTCAAAGGAGTTGTCTTTAACGAAATGAAAGGTGTGTTCTcagataatcaaaatattttttatgaaagtttgttTAACAACATGTTACCTAGTCATACTTATTCTGTTGTAAGTGGTGGTGATCCGCTTGAAATACCAAAACTTACTTATGAAGCTTTAAAAGAATTTCATCGAAATCATTACCACCCCAGTAATGCTAAGTTCTATTCTTATGGAAATTTTCCGTTAAAAGAcacacttaaatttattaatgatcaatATCTTGCAAGTTATGGTAAAATTGAGAACAGATACTGGAATGAAACGCAAGTTCCATCAGAACCACGTTGGTCTTCATGTAAACAGAAACATATTGAATGCAGATTTGATAACATGACTGAACAAGAAAAACAGTCTTCTATTGCCATTGGTCACCTTTGTTCTGACATTgagaatgtaaatgaaaattttaatatgaatattttatcagAACTTCTTGTTAGTGGACCAAATTCTCCTTTTTATAAGTCATTGGTGGAACCAAATATTGCAGCTGGATTTAGTCCTGTAACTGGGTATACGAACTCGGCAAGGACAACATTCTTTTCTGCTGGGCTTCAAGGTATTAATCCTAAAGATTTTGATTGGTTTATAGatacttataataaaactattaatgatGTTATCTCAAAAGGTTTTGATAAGAAAAATGTAGATGGAATTCTTCATAATATTGAATTGGGAATTAAACATCAAACTTCAGATTTTGGTTTAAGTGTACTTTTTAGTATTACTACACCATGGATGCATGATGCTGATATCATTGAATTTTTAAGTGTTAATAAGCGTGTCTCAGAGTTCAAGGAAAAACTTAAGGATAACCATAATTTCCTCCAGGATTGTGTAGTGAAGTACTTGAGAGATAATCCACATCGTTTAACATTATCTATGTCTCCGGCTGAAAATTATGATGGAAAGTTGCTTTTGTTAGAAGAAAACCTGTTGCGTACCAGACTGAATAACATGCcagaaagtgaaattaaaatgatatatgagGAAGGTTTGTTGCTGAGAAAAGAGCAAGAAAAGGCTGATGATGGTGCTTGTTTACCAACAATTAAAGTTTTAGATTTAAGAAAAGATGtcgaaaaaattgaaataaaaaaagtatatttttctgatattccTGTTCAAGTTAGTGTTCAACCGACTAATGGTGTGGCGTATTTCTATGGTACTTTAGATGTTGATCAATTGTCATCAGAGTCAAAAAAACTGTTGCCGTTATTTTGTTATGTCGCTAGCAAAATGGGAACACCTGAACTTGACTTCAGAAAATTTGATCAAGAAATTCAACTTGCAACCAGAGGATTAAATTTCTCATACCATAATTCTGAATCTTtgaaagaaattgatgaatataatGAAGGGATTTCAATGTCGTCACATTGTTTAAGTCGTAATGCCAAAAAGATGTTTCAGTTGTGGTCAGATGTGTTCAGTAATGCAGATGGTTCTGTCttcaataataaagaaagattCCAAACTTTAGTATCTACATTAGCGACCAGCTATTTAAATAGTGTAGCACATAATGGACATTTATATGCGATGGTCTCGTCTGCCAGCTTAGTCAGTTCAGCATCGACCAGAAAAGAAGTTTGTGGAGGAATGacttttgtaaagaaattaaaaatgatttcacaGCCTTCAGAAATTGAAAAATCTATAGAAATTGTGAAAGATATTGCttctttattttccaataaacaaGTAATTAAAGTGGCTTTAAATTTGCCAGATGAGaataaagatgaaattataaatcatttaagtCTGTTCTGTCAGTCATTAGGTGGAGCAAACAAAGAAACCGAAATGATAATTTCCGATAGTGAAAAAGATGGTGAAAGCAAGGGTATTGAAAGACGAGGAATTCATCATATTATACCAGCACAAGTAAGTTATGCTTCAAAATCCCTTTTGACTGTACCTTATTCTCATGAGGATTATGCAGCTTTACGAGTGTTAACGAGACTAGTAACTATGAAATACTGTCTTCCAGAAATTCGAGAAAAAGGAGGAGCATATGGTGCAGGGTTAAAAATATCTTCAGGCGGTGTGTTGTCTTTCTATTCATATCGTGATCCAAACCCGCAGAAGTCTTTTAATGTGTTTGATGAGTGTTTCGATTGgctaataaaaaggaaaattactgAGCAAGATGTGGAAGAAGCTAAATTGTCAACATTTCAAATGGTCGATGTCCCTGTACCTCCTGGTGAAAAAGGGATTCAGTATTTTCTTCACGGACTGGATGAAGAAACATTAGAGAAACATAGATTAGCGTTAATGGCTGTAACGTCAGCTGATCTATTACGTGTTGCTTCTGAATACCTTCATTGTGACAAACAACTTCGATGTGGAAGATCACTTATTGGACCTGtaaataatgatgtaattaaaCGAAGTAACGAGTTATGGACTGTACtagagtaa